The following proteins are co-located in the Noviherbaspirillum sp. UKPF54 genome:
- a CDS encoding alpha-ketoacid dehydrogenase subunit beta → MKMSYREAMRQAMREALTTDPRVFLMGEDVGKYGGTYAVSKGFVEEFGPERIRDTPLSELGFVGAGIGAALGGMRPIVEVMTVNFSLLALDQIVNTAAALRHMSGGQFNVPVVIRMATGAGRQVAAQHSHSLEGWYAHIPGIKVLAPATVADARGMLAPALADPDPVILFEHAQLYNIEADIVPGPCDIRSAAIRREGSDVSLYAYGGCLPKALVAAERLAADGIDAEVVDLRVLRPLDIDTILASVRKTHRAVVVDEGWKTGSLAAEIVACITENAFYDLDAAPVRVCSAEVPIPYARHLEEAALPQADSIVAAARLAVGKR, encoded by the coding sequence ATGAAGATGAGCTATCGCGAGGCAATGCGCCAGGCGATGCGCGAGGCGCTGACCACCGACCCGCGCGTGTTCCTGATGGGCGAGGATGTCGGCAAGTACGGCGGCACGTATGCGGTGTCGAAAGGCTTTGTCGAGGAGTTCGGGCCGGAACGCATCCGCGACACGCCGCTGTCTGAACTCGGCTTCGTCGGCGCCGGCATCGGCGCGGCGCTGGGCGGCATGCGCCCGATCGTCGAAGTCATGACGGTCAACTTCAGCCTGCTGGCGCTGGACCAGATCGTCAATACGGCGGCCGCTTTGCGCCATATGTCGGGCGGCCAGTTCAACGTGCCGGTCGTGATCCGGATGGCAACCGGCGCCGGGCGGCAGGTCGCGGCACAGCATTCGCACAGCCTGGAAGGATGGTATGCGCACATCCCCGGCATCAAGGTGCTGGCCCCGGCCACCGTCGCCGATGCGCGCGGGATGCTGGCGCCGGCGCTGGCCGATCCCGACCCGGTGATCCTGTTCGAACATGCCCAGCTGTACAACATCGAGGCCGACATTGTGCCGGGCCCGTGCGACATCCGCTCGGCGGCGATACGCCGGGAAGGAAGTGACGTCAGCCTGTATGCGTATGGCGGCTGCCTGCCGAAGGCGCTGGTAGCGGCCGAGCGGCTGGCGGCGGACGGCATCGACGCCGAAGTGGTCGACCTGAGGGTGCTGCGTCCGCTGGATATCGACACAATCCTCGCGTCGGTGCGCAAGACGCATCGCGCAGTTGTGGTCGACGAGGGCTGGAAAACCGGCAGCCTGGCGGCGGAAATTGTCGCCTGCATCACGGAAAACGCGTTCTACGACCTGGATGCAGCGCCGGTTCGCGTCTGCAGTGCCGAAGTGCCGATCCCGTATGCACGGCACCTGGAAGAAGCGGCGCTGCCGCAGGCGGATTCCATTGTGGCGGCGGCCAGACTAGCGGTGGGCAAACGATGA
- the pdhA gene encoding pyruvate dehydrogenase (acetyl-transferring) E1 component subunit alpha — MSVPYDKAICMALLTDMLRIRRMEEKSAELYGAGKIRGFLHLYIGEEAVAVGALHALAPEDNIIATYREHGHALVRGVPMTAIMAEMFGKRDGCSRGRGGSMHLFDRATRFFGGNAIVGGGLPLTVGLALADKMQSISRVNACFFGEGAMAEGAFHESINLAALWKLPVLFLCENNFYAMGTALARSESQTDLCAKAASYNVRTMKADGMDVVAVHETTKEAARQVRAGEGPVFVEFQTYRFRAHSMFDPDLYRDKAEIEAWKKRGPIHTFSARLKAEDKLTEAEFLALDAQAEQEVQQAVAFADAAQWEPVEDLTRDVYTPGPQR; from the coding sequence ATGAGCGTTCCTTATGACAAGGCCATCTGCATGGCGCTGCTGACCGACATGCTGCGCATCCGCCGCATGGAGGAAAAATCGGCGGAGCTGTACGGCGCCGGCAAGATCCGCGGCTTTCTGCATCTGTATATCGGCGAGGAAGCGGTCGCGGTCGGCGCGCTGCATGCGCTTGCGCCGGAGGACAACATCATCGCTACCTACCGTGAGCATGGACATGCGCTGGTGCGTGGCGTGCCGATGACGGCGATCATGGCGGAAATGTTCGGCAAGCGCGACGGCTGCTCGCGCGGACGGGGCGGCTCGATGCACCTGTTCGATCGCGCCACCCGCTTCTTCGGCGGCAATGCAATCGTCGGCGGTGGCTTGCCGCTGACTGTCGGCCTAGCGCTGGCCGACAAGATGCAAAGTATTTCGCGCGTGAACGCCTGCTTCTTCGGCGAGGGCGCGATGGCAGAGGGCGCCTTCCATGAATCGATCAACCTGGCCGCGTTGTGGAAACTGCCGGTGCTTTTCCTCTGCGAGAACAATTTCTATGCAATGGGCACCGCGCTCGCGCGTTCCGAATCGCAAACTGATCTGTGCGCGAAGGCGGCCAGCTACAACGTGCGCACCATGAAAGCCGATGGCATGGACGTGGTCGCGGTGCACGAAACGACGAAGGAAGCCGCGCGCCAGGTGCGCGCCGGGGAAGGGCCGGTATTCGTCGAATTCCAGACTTATCGCTTTCGCGCGCACTCGATGTTCGATCCCGACTTGTACCGCGACAAGGCCGAAATCGAAGCATGGAAGAAGCGCGGTCCGATCCATACTTTTTCCGCGCGCCTGAAAGCCGAGGACAAGCTGACCGAAGCCGAATTCCTCGCGCTCGACGCGCAGGCCGAGCAAGAAGTGCAGCAAGCGGTCGCGTTCGCCGACGCCGCGCAGTGGGAGCCGGTCGAGGATCTGACGCGCGATGTCTATACGCCGGGGCCGCAGCGATGA
- the acsA gene encoding acetate--CoA ligase, giving the protein MPRSSIIRKAATDFRVPPNWVDYDETRAEFSWENARKELAGLPGGGINIAHEAIERHLPDASRDRIAFRFLGMDGERVLSYRELSLLTNRFANVLRQLGVGKGDRVFVLAGRIPELYIAVLGSLKNGSVACPLFSAFGPEPIVTRLTLGNAKALVTTVQLYRRKIEKIRDRLPDLQHVLLVGENGEPVPDIPNAVDLQRMMNEADDAFDTVATQPADMALLHFTSGTTGTPKGAVHVHEAAVTHRATGKYALDLHPDDIYWCTSDPGWVTGTSYGIIAPLLHGVTSVVDEAEFDAERWYRILQEQQVSVWYTAPTAIRMLMKAGEDIAKKYSFPKLRFIASVGEPLNPEAVWWGKEVLGLPIHDNWWQTETGGIMIANTPAFDIKPGSMGRPLPGVEAFIVARDEQGQVRVIDAPDTEGELALKSGWPSMFRGYLNNEERYRKCFAGDLYLTGDLAKRDADGYFWFVGRADDVIKSAGHLIGPFEVESALMEHPAVAEAGVIGKPDDTVGEVVKAFVSLKRGVEPSEELRMELLGHARKRLGAAVAPKEIDFLPTLPRTRSGKIMRRLLRARELGLPEGDTSTLEGQS; this is encoded by the coding sequence ATGCCGCGCTCTTCTATCATCCGCAAGGCCGCAACGGATTTCCGTGTCCCGCCGAACTGGGTCGACTACGACGAAACCAGGGCTGAATTTTCCTGGGAAAATGCAAGGAAGGAACTGGCAGGTTTGCCGGGCGGCGGCATCAACATCGCGCATGAAGCCATCGAGCGTCACCTGCCGGACGCGTCGCGTGACCGTATCGCGTTCCGTTTCCTTGGCATGGATGGCGAGCGCGTTCTTAGCTACCGCGAACTGTCCCTCCTCACCAATCGCTTCGCCAATGTGCTGCGCCAGCTCGGCGTCGGCAAGGGCGACCGGGTGTTCGTGCTGGCCGGCCGCATACCGGAACTGTACATTGCGGTGCTGGGCAGCCTGAAGAATGGCAGCGTCGCCTGCCCGCTGTTTTCCGCCTTCGGTCCGGAACCGATCGTCACGCGCCTGACGCTTGGCAATGCGAAAGCGCTCGTGACGACCGTGCAGCTCTATCGCCGCAAGATCGAAAAGATCCGCGACCGGCTGCCAGATTTGCAGCACGTGCTGCTGGTCGGGGAAAACGGCGAACCGGTTCCCGATATCCCCAACGCCGTCGACCTGCAACGCATGATGAACGAGGCGGACGATGCATTCGACACGGTCGCAACGCAGCCCGCAGACATGGCATTGCTGCATTTCACCAGCGGCACCACCGGCACGCCCAAGGGGGCAGTACACGTGCATGAAGCGGCGGTCACGCACCGCGCCACCGGCAAGTACGCGCTCGACCTGCATCCCGACGACATCTATTGGTGCACCTCTGATCCGGGCTGGGTCACCGGCACTTCGTACGGCATCATCGCGCCGCTGCTGCACGGTGTGACGTCGGTCGTTGACGAGGCGGAGTTCGACGCCGAGCGCTGGTACCGCATCCTGCAGGAGCAGCAGGTCAGCGTCTGGTACACGGCCCCGACCGCGATCCGGATGCTGATGAAAGCGGGCGAGGATATCGCCAAAAAATATTCGTTCCCGAAACTGCGCTTCATCGCGAGCGTCGGCGAGCCGCTGAATCCGGAAGCGGTATGGTGGGGCAAGGAAGTGCTCGGCTTGCCGATCCACGACAACTGGTGGCAGACCGAGACCGGCGGCATCATGATCGCCAACACGCCGGCCTTCGATATCAAGCCCGGCTCGATGGGGCGACCCTTGCCCGGCGTCGAGGCATTCATCGTCGCCCGCGACGAACAGGGGCAGGTGCGGGTGATCGACGCGCCGGATACTGAGGGCGAGCTGGCGCTCAAAAGCGGCTGGCCGTCGATGTTTCGCGGTTACCTGAACAACGAGGAGCGTTACCGCAAGTGCTTCGCCGGCGACCTTTACCTGACCGGGGATCTCGCGAAGCGAGATGCGGACGGTTATTTCTGGTTCGTCGGACGCGCCGACGACGTGATCAAGTCGGCCGGGCACCTGATCGGGCCGTTCGAGGTCGAGAGCGCGCTGATGGAGCATCCGGCGGTGGCCGAAGCCGGCGTGATCGGCAAGCCGGACGATACCGTGGGCGAAGTGGTGAAGGCGTTCGTCTCGCTCAAGCGCGGAGTCGAGCCGTCGGAGGAGCTGCGCATGGAATTGCTCGGACATGCGCGCAAGCGGCTGGGCGCGGCCGTGGCGCCGAAGGAAATCGATTTTTTGCCGACGCTGCCCCGTACGCGTAGCGGCAAGATCATGCGACGCCTGCTGAGGGCGCGTGAACTGGGCTTGCCGGAAGGCGACACGTCCACGCTGGAAGGACAGTCATGA